One region of Chloroflexota bacterium genomic DNA includes:
- a CDS encoding oligopeptide-binding protein AppA, translating to MRSLRSLKIVSGIMLLAMLFPLLAACAQPAAAPTAIPTATRPATLVAPQLTTPEPTATAAPAEGEVVEGGHVTIAMWSPPNNFNAINTDSSYGYFNVNIMFETLVRFNDDIKFIPRLADSWEISEDKTTYTFHLNPNAKWHDGTPLTAEDVEFTIWAITHPQIESNRGNNISMLKGLEGSKRPEGVDTVEGVKVIDDHTIQFITKNPVDPLAFLELVGTEIWIIPKHILKDIPPEEFDKADFWMNPTVGAGPFKFVRYETDQFVEYERNDDYYLGRPHLDKLIVKIISPATMVAQLEKGEVDISAGGGIGDIPLDDWERVKSLPNVDAYSYQDNGYQYMLINHDASRPWTDKRIRHALAYGINRQLIVDKLLKGQGVVCQGPIIPVTYYYNPEIEGKFPYDPDKARELLKEAGWDPNYEVTLIVPIGNIVRELSADIIQANLTDIGMKVNVEKMDFPTLISRFKSGDFDLGLVGWGGVLDPDVRSQYQTGATYNFGRFSSPVIDDLLERGANTADPEERKKIYDEFQLAFLDEMPIVPLYWPLRLVAINKRVHNARHIITTNGLLRNVHEWWVEDGK from the coding sequence ATGAGATCGCTGCGTTCCCTCAAGATCGTGTCCGGCATCATGCTGCTGGCTATGTTGTTCCCGTTGTTGGCGGCATGTGCCCAGCCGGCCGCGGCACCGACGGCGATCCCGACGGCCACCCGACCGGCGACGTTGGTGGCGCCCCAACTGACCACGCCAGAGCCCACCGCCACGGCGGCTCCCGCGGAGGGCGAGGTCGTGGAGGGCGGCCACGTGACCATCGCCATGTGGAGCCCGCCTAACAATTTCAACGCCATCAATACCGACTCCAGCTACGGCTACTTCAACGTGAATATCATGTTCGAGACCCTGGTGCGCTTCAACGACGACATCAAGTTCATCCCGCGCCTGGCCGATAGCTGGGAGATCAGCGAGGACAAGACCACATACACGTTCCACCTGAATCCCAACGCCAAATGGCACGATGGCACCCCGCTTACGGCCGAGGATGTGGAGTTCACCATCTGGGCCATCACCCATCCCCAGATCGAGAGCAACCGGGGCAACAACATCTCCATGCTCAAGGGGCTGGAGGGGTCCAAGCGCCCGGAGGGCGTGGACACGGTGGAGGGCGTGAAGGTCATCGACGATCACACCATCCAGTTCATCACCAAGAACCCGGTGGATCCCCTGGCCTTCCTGGAGCTGGTGGGCACCGAGATCTGGATCATCCCCAAGCACATCCTGAAGGACATCCCGCCGGAGGAGTTCGACAAGGCCGACTTCTGGATGAACCCCACGGTGGGGGCCGGGCCCTTCAAGTTCGTCCGCTACGAGACGGACCAGTTCGTCGAGTACGAGCGGAACGACGACTACTACCTGGGGCGTCCACACCTGGATAAGCTCATCGTGAAGATCATCTCCCCGGCCACCATGGTCGCCCAGCTTGAGAAGGGGGAGGTGGACATCTCCGCCGGTGGCGGCATCGGCGACATCCCGCTGGATGACTGGGAGCGTGTGAAGAGCCTGCCCAACGTGGATGCCTACAGCTACCAGGACAACGGCTACCAGTACATGCTCATCAACCACGACGCCAGCCGGCCGTGGACCGACAAGCGTATCCGCCATGCGCTGGCGTACGGCATCAACCGCCAGCTCATCGTGGATAAGCTGCTGAAGGGCCAGGGCGTCGTCTGCCAGGGTCCCATCATCCCGGTCACCTACTACTACAATCCCGAGATCGAGGGGAAGTTCCCGTATGACCCGGACAAGGCTCGGGAGCTGCTCAAGGAGGCCGGATGGGATCCCAACTACGAGGTCACGCTCATCGTGCCCATCGGCAACATCGTGCGTGAGCTCTCCGCCGATATCATCCAGGCCAACCTGACGGACATCGGCATGAAGGTCAACGTCGAGAAGATGGACTTCCCCACGTTGATCTCGCGCTTCAAGAGCGGTGACTTCGACCTGGGTCTGGTGGGCTGGGGCGGCGTCCTGGATCCGGACGTGCGCTCTCAGTATCAGACGGGTGCCACGTACAACTTCGGCCGGTTCAGCAGCCCGGTGATCGACGATCTGCTGGAGCGCGGCGCGAACACGGCCGACCCCGAGGAGCGCAAGAAGATCTACGACGAGTTCCAGCTCGCGTTCCTGGACGAGATGCCCATCGTCCCGCTGTACTGGCCGCTGCGCCTGGTGGCCATCAACAAGCGGGTGCACAACGCCCGCCACATCATCACCACCAACGGCCTGCTGCGCAACGTCCACGAATGGTGGGTGGAGGATGGCAAGTAA